The Metabacillus schmidteae genome has a segment encoding these proteins:
- a CDS encoding carbohydrate ABC transporter permease: MAKLKRIISYVFLALATIVSVFPFIWMIVSATNKSVDVTQGRLLPGGHLLENFQNLLNTVDLVPALVNSAKISITTTLLSLLIASLAGYGFEIFKSKAKDVVFNILLLSMMIPFAALMVPLFRMFGNVSQTAPFMGIDTLTAAVLPSITTAFLIFFFRQSTKMFPKDILEAGRIDGLSELGVFFRIYVPTMKTTYAAAAIITFMGSWNNYLWPLVVLQSPENQTIPLLISNLGSGYSPDFGVIMTAIVIATLPAAIIFFIMQKHFVAGMMGSVK; this comes from the coding sequence ATGGCTAAACTGAAGCGAATTATAAGCTATGTATTCTTGGCGTTAGCGACAATCGTCTCTGTATTCCCATTTATATGGATGATTGTGAGTGCTACGAACAAATCTGTTGACGTTACACAAGGAAGATTATTACCAGGCGGCCATTTACTAGAGAACTTTCAGAATCTATTAAATACCGTTGACCTTGTACCGGCTCTAGTGAACTCGGCCAAAATTTCAATTACAACTACTCTTCTTTCTTTACTGATTGCTTCTCTAGCAGGATATGGGTTTGAGATTTTTAAAAGTAAAGCAAAGGATGTTGTGTTCAATATTTTACTACTTTCCATGATGATTCCGTTCGCAGCATTAATGGTTCCTTTATTTCGGATGTTCGGTAATGTTTCTCAAACAGCTCCTTTCATGGGAATCGATACACTAACAGCAGCTGTTTTACCTTCTATAACAACAGCTTTTCTCATCTTTTTCTTTCGTCAAAGTACAAAAATGTTCCCGAAGGACATTCTTGAAGCAGGTCGTATTGACGGGCTAAGTGAATTAGGTGTGTTTTTCCGAATTTATGTTCCGACGATGAAAACAACCTATGCGGCTGCTGCCATTATTACATTCATGGGCAGCTGGAATAACTATTTATGGCCGCTTGTTGTCTTACAATCACCGGAAAACCAGACAATCCCATTGCTCATTTCTAATCTTGGTTCAGGTTATTCACCTGACTTTGGAGTCATTATGACAGCTATTGTAATCGCCACACTACCGGCAGCCATCATATTCTTCATCATGCAAAAGCACTTTGTTGCAGGAATGATGGGGTCTGT
- a CDS encoding ABC transporter substrate-binding protein: MKKVFALFLVSILFLTACSSGSNEQAQTESSGSSDPNELTIWTWDPNFNVKAMNIAAETYQAENPDFKINIIENAQDDVVQKLNTSLSSGTTKGLPNIVLIEDFRAQGFLQAYPDAFHELTGSFKTEDFAPYKLEPTSLDGKNYGIPFDSGVTGLYIRTDYLEEAGYTLDDLQNIDWDKYVEIGKAVKEKTGKYMLSLDPNDMGIIRIMVQSAGTWFTEEDGVTPQLAGNEALKKSFEVYKKLIEADIARPISDWNQLLEGFNGGEVASIPTGNWITASVKAEASQSGKWAIAPIPRIPGMDSSVNASNLGGSSWYVLDVPGKEKAADFLLKTFGSNVDFYQDLVTEIGAIGTYIPATEGEAYKAADEYFGGQTTISDLSTWMEDIPQINYGLHTYAIEDILVVEMQNYLNGKDIDQVLEDAQAQAEAQLK; the protein is encoded by the coding sequence ATGAAGAAGGTATTTGCATTATTTTTAGTTAGTATCTTGTTTTTAACTGCATGTTCATCAGGATCGAATGAACAGGCCCAAACGGAATCAAGTGGTTCATCTGATCCAAATGAGTTAACAATTTGGACATGGGATCCGAATTTTAACGTCAAGGCAATGAATATAGCAGCAGAGACATATCAAGCTGAAAATCCGGACTTTAAAATTAACATTATTGAAAATGCGCAAGATGATGTTGTTCAAAAGCTAAACACAAGTCTAAGCTCCGGTACGACCAAAGGATTGCCGAATATTGTATTAATTGAAGATTTCCGTGCACAAGGCTTTCTTCAAGCCTACCCGGATGCTTTTCATGAGTTAACTGGGTCTTTTAAAACAGAAGATTTTGCTCCTTACAAACTTGAACCAACAAGTCTGGATGGAAAAAATTATGGTATTCCGTTTGACTCAGGTGTTACAGGATTATATATAAGAACGGATTATTTAGAAGAAGCAGGTTACACATTAGATGATCTTCAAAATATTGATTGGGATAAATACGTTGAAATTGGTAAAGCAGTAAAAGAAAAAACAGGAAAATATATGTTATCTCTTGATCCTAACGATATGGGAATCATTCGGATCATGGTTCAATCAGCAGGCACTTGGTTTACAGAAGAAGATGGTGTGACACCGCAATTAGCTGGTAATGAAGCTTTAAAGAAATCATTTGAAGTATATAAGAAACTTATTGAAGCGGACATTGCACGACCAATTTCAGATTGGAATCAATTGTTAGAAGGATTTAACGGAGGAGAAGTAGCATCAATCCCTACAGGAAACTGGATTACTGCATCTGTAAAAGCAGAAGCATCACAATCAGGTAAATGGGCCATTGCTCCAATCCCACGAATTCCAGGTATGGATAGCTCTGTCAATGCATCCAACTTAGGTGGCAGCTCATGGTATGTACTTGATGTACCTGGTAAAGAAAAAGCAGCTGATTTCCTTTTAAAAACATTTGGGTCAAATGTTGATTTCTACCAAGACTTAGTTACTGAAATTGGGGCTATTGGGACATATATTCCTGCTACTGAAGGTGAAGCTTACAAGGCAGCTGATGAATATTTCGGCGGCCAAACGACGATCTCTGATTTATCAACATGGATGGAAGACATACCTCAAATCAACTATGGTCTACACACATACGCAATCGAGGATATTTTAGTTGTCGAAATGCAAAATTACCTGAATGGTAAAGATATTGATCAAGTACTGGAAGATGCACAAGCGCAGGCAGAAGCACAACTCAAATAA
- a CDS encoding carbohydrate ABC transporter permease, producing MRLKNAVIGWSFIAVATLMIVLFYFYPMLQALVLSFQSGAGTNLTFIGFDNYIRLLKDPVFLTAVKNTVFYLIIQVPLMILLALFISVLLNDKTLKMKGFFRTAIFLPCVTSLVAYSVVFKYLFGTDGIINMFLMKISVIDAPIQWLTDPLWAKIAIVIAITWRWTGYNMIFYLSALQNIDSSIYEAAKIDGASSFQQFFKITIPMLKPIILFTSITSTIGTLQLFDEVMNITKGGPGNATMTISQYIYNLSFKYTPDFGYAATVSYAIVIMIVIFSIIQFKVAGDRNG from the coding sequence ATTCGATTAAAAAACGCGGTTATTGGGTGGTCCTTTATAGCAGTTGCTACATTGATGATTGTGTTGTTTTATTTTTACCCTATGCTTCAAGCCTTAGTATTGTCCTTTCAATCAGGTGCCGGCACTAATTTGACTTTTATAGGTTTTGATAATTATATTCGATTGCTGAAGGACCCGGTATTTCTTACCGCCGTAAAAAATACCGTTTTTTATCTTATCATTCAAGTTCCATTAATGATTCTATTAGCATTATTTATTTCAGTCCTATTAAATGATAAAACGTTAAAAATGAAAGGATTCTTTCGAACAGCCATCTTTTTACCGTGTGTAACCTCACTTGTTGCATACTCAGTTGTGTTTAAATATTTATTTGGTACAGATGGCATCATTAATATGTTTCTCATGAAGATTTCTGTTATCGATGCACCTATTCAATGGCTGACAGATCCGCTATGGGCGAAAATAGCCATCGTAATTGCGATTACGTGGCGCTGGACCGGATACAATATGATCTTCTATTTATCCGCTTTACAAAATATTGATTCATCCATTTATGAGGCAGCAAAAATTGATGGAGCCTCTTCATTTCAACAATTCTTTAAAATTACGATTCCGATGCTAAAGCCGATTATTCTCTTTACATCGATTACATCAACAATTGGTACATTACAGTTATTTGATGAAGTCATGAACATTACAAAAGGTGGTCCTGGTAATGCGACGATGACTATCTCTCAATATATTTACAATTTATCCTTTAAATACACTCCGGATTTTGGGTATGCAGCAACAGTTTCCTATGCGATTGTAATCATGATTGTAATCTTCTCTATCATTCAATTCAAGGTGGCAGGTGATCGAAATGGCTAA
- a CDS encoding cache domain-containing sensor histidine kinase, translating to MKGLHNHFKQNGLFFIMFIVTVITIVSVSVIMTWTTFRMSEKFFIDKFSITNAKVMDQVKENFEDFHYATVIASNNISQSGAIKSMLTKEQTNAQKMESIYNMNQQINRIKSPLEAYGVEIMITGVNGFNYSTSRTYWPITFEELRTNQLTKNTLKNPNRLIYQFGQRENQRSETVDDQFIVVSKALQDRISRNVYGTMYFVIQESEFKTFYSSFTSAGNDVFVINKSGDIVSSNQSSLVGQKAEELVTYLNSNQPKKYEIGEIQGEDHIIFTNYLPSLDLYLVNLIDKKTAISGLFNKKQIVLLLIGIVVVALVIVFLVTRRVTNSLSTLVRQIENTSKYNFDQYVSVTGTYETRQIGLAFNAMLDELQEYLVKLVQFQKEKRHAELAALQQQINPHFLYNTLTSIKFMVQQGGKAEAEETIHSLISLLQNTLGNVSETITVKQEVDNLKAYVFINQMRYGDRIKVNYFISPECEQYHIPKLILQPFVENAFFHGFTSKTDGFINLMIWKKDHTLVCEVMDNGDGMEISPENNLPKTKRKQQHFTGIGVRNVHERLQLVYGETCGVEITSELGKGTSVKIRIPLNEDEKFPNI from the coding sequence GTGAAAGGACTTCATAACCATTTCAAACAGAATGGATTATTTTTTATTATGTTTATTGTAACCGTTATCACTATTGTTTCTGTATCAGTCATCATGACGTGGACAACCTTTAGGATGTCTGAGAAATTTTTTATTGATAAGTTCAGTATTACAAATGCAAAAGTGATGGACCAGGTGAAAGAGAATTTTGAGGATTTTCATTATGCAACAGTTATTGCCTCCAACAATATCTCACAAAGTGGCGCTATTAAGAGCATGCTGACCAAAGAGCAAACAAATGCGCAAAAAATGGAGTCGATTTATAATATGAATCAACAGATTAACCGAATCAAATCACCATTGGAAGCGTATGGGGTAGAAATCATGATCACAGGAGTAAATGGCTTTAATTACTCGACAAGCCGCACGTATTGGCCAATTACATTTGAAGAATTGAGAACAAATCAGCTGACAAAAAATACGTTAAAGAACCCTAATCGGTTAATCTATCAATTTGGACAAAGGGAAAACCAACGTTCTGAAACAGTTGACGATCAATTTATCGTTGTGTCAAAGGCATTGCAGGATCGTATTTCAAGAAATGTATATGGCACTATGTATTTTGTCATTCAGGAAAGTGAATTTAAAACATTTTATAGTAGTTTTACAAGCGCGGGAAATGACGTATTTGTGATAAATAAATCCGGGGACATTGTTTCTAGTAATCAATCGTCTTTAGTTGGCCAAAAAGCAGAAGAGCTAGTAACCTATTTAAATTCGAATCAACCAAAGAAATACGAGATAGGCGAAATTCAGGGGGAGGATCATATTATTTTTACAAACTATCTTCCTTCACTTGATTTATACTTAGTCAATTTAATAGATAAGAAAACAGCAATAAGCGGTTTATTTAACAAGAAGCAAATTGTTTTACTATTAATAGGAATTGTAGTAGTTGCGCTTGTGATTGTTTTTCTTGTCACGAGAAGAGTAACGAATTCTTTATCAACTCTAGTAAGGCAGATTGAAAATACGTCGAAGTACAACTTTGACCAGTATGTTTCCGTAACAGGCACATATGAAACGAGACAAATAGGTTTGGCTTTTAATGCGATGCTGGATGAATTGCAGGAATACCTTGTGAAGCTTGTCCAATTCCAAAAGGAAAAACGCCACGCTGAACTTGCTGCCTTACAGCAACAAATAAATCCGCATTTCCTATATAATACCCTCACTTCCATTAAATTTATGGTTCAGCAGGGAGGAAAGGCTGAGGCAGAAGAAACGATCCATTCACTCATTTCTCTGCTGCAAAATACGTTAGGAAATGTTAGTGAAACAATTACGGTTAAACAGGAAGTAGACAATTTAAAAGCGTATGTTTTCATTAATCAAATGCGGTATGGTGATCGAATTAAAGTAAATTATTTCATTTCACCTGAATGTGAACAGTATCATATTCCAAAGCTTATATTACAGCCTTTTGTAGAAAATGCTTTTTTTCATGGATTCACCTCTAAAACGGATGGTTTTATTAATCTAATGATTTGGAAGAAAGATCATACGCTAGTATGTGAAGTGATGGATAACGGTGATGGGATGGAGATTTCACCTGAGAACAACCTCCCTAAGACGAAACGAAAGCAGCAGCATTTTACCGGCATTGGTGTAAGAAATGTACATGAGCGTCTGCAGCTGGTCTATGGAGAAACGTGTGGAGTTGAGATTACAAGTGAACTTGGAAAAGGAACAAGTGTAAAAATCCGAATTCCTCTTAATGAGGATGAAAAATTTCCAAATATCTAA